A section of the Paracoccaceae bacterium genome encodes:
- a CDS encoding calcium-binding protein — protein MADILRGGEGNDIITGDGGDDLTGGLGNDYVSGGDGEDTVTGGLGDDRLRGGGDNDVLIGDDGNDDLRGGEGDDDLDAGEGDDRLYGDGGDDEMDGGDGADYMHGGDGNDMMSGGDGDDNMYGDAGNDTLVGGDGNDNLRAGSGDDDLNAGAGNDRLFANEGTNTMEGGIGNDLQYAGLGADTFVFREFGAANEDRIRYFDAGVDKIALDAAAFDVGPAFDAALFEFASAASTADTRFTYDQATGDLFFDADGNGAGAAERIAELDNGTALTIDDFVFV, from the coding sequence ATGGCCGATATCCTGCGCGGTGGCGAAGGCAACGACATCATCACAGGCGACGGCGGCGACGATCTGACCGGCGGATTGGGCAATGACTACGTCAGCGGCGGCGACGGAGAAGACACTGTAACCGGTGGCCTGGGCGATGACCGCCTGCGTGGCGGCGGCGACAATGATGTGCTGATCGGTGACGACGGCAACGATGATCTGCGCGGCGGCGAAGGTGACGATGACCTTGACGCCGGCGAAGGCGATGACCGCCTTTATGGCGACGGCGGCGACGACGAAATGGATGGTGGCGACGGCGCAGACTATATGCACGGCGGCGACGGCAACGACATGATGAGCGGCGGCGACGGCGACGACAACATGTATGGTGATGCCGGAAACGACACACTCGTCGGTGGCGACGGCAATGACAATCTGCGCGCCGGAAGTGGCGACGATGACCTGAACGCAGGCGCGGGCAATGACCGCCTTTTTGCCAACGAAGGTACGAATACGATGGAAGGCGGCATCGGCAACGATCTGCAATATGCAGGATTGGGCGCCGATACCTTCGTATTCCGCGAATTCGGGGCCGCCAACGAAGACCGGATACGCTATTTCGATGCCGGAGTAGACAAGATCGCGCTGGACGCGGCAGCCTTTGACGTTGGCCCGGCCTTCGATGCGGCCCTGTTCGAATTCGCCAGCGCCGCATCGACGGCAGACACGCGGTTCACCTATGACCAGGCAACCGGTGACCTGTTCTTTGACGCGGACGGCAATGGTGCCGGGGCGGCAGAGCGGATCGCCGAACTGGACAACGGCACCGCGCTGACAATCGACGACTTCGTGTTCGTGTAA
- a CDS encoding PqqD family peptide modification chaperone, with amino-acid sequence MSELLEFAELNAPLKLDGGSELLPLIGQVLAQWPHAPARDPAASKPPFMTITGDRTGTYACQSADSPTPTRWNALNAVCDLIAELSWEQIRSHPVRLCIHCAAVEIHGRLVIFPNRRRAGKSQLAAVLAHRGHRVFTDDFLPVDAAHSGHIEGVANGILPRIRLPQPDEMSPEFTQWVKRNPGPSNSQYKYLETEPLAPRSTRLPIGAIVLLDRQADNATALNPIDAATALTEVVSQNFARSTHAGRILRLASAVTDAAELYQLSYANAEQAADLLERSLTCWRHDPPVAIDAAASTPPDADLERLATPAPPFQAHLPYVQARETTCVTVGEATYLADADGLGVHRLNPTSGAIWHLLEEPTDLAEVTTLLSRAFPDVPEQQIATDCRATLSDFAANRLIVACDLANVAAQ; translated from the coding sequence GTGTCAGAACTGCTTGAATTTGCGGAATTGAACGCGCCGTTGAAACTCGACGGTGGGTCCGAACTATTGCCGCTGATCGGGCAGGTGCTGGCGCAATGGCCGCATGCACCCGCCCGTGACCCAGCCGCATCGAAACCGCCGTTCATGACGATCACCGGGGACCGCACCGGCACCTATGCCTGCCAAAGCGCCGACAGTCCGACTCCAACCCGATGGAATGCGCTTAACGCCGTCTGCGACCTGATTGCCGAGCTGAGCTGGGAGCAGATCCGAAGCCATCCAGTGCGGCTTTGCATCCATTGTGCCGCTGTCGAAATCCATGGCCGCCTGGTGATCTTCCCCAATCGCCGACGCGCCGGAAAAAGTCAGTTGGCGGCAGTGCTGGCCCATCGTGGCCACAGAGTGTTCACCGACGATTTCCTGCCCGTCGATGCCGCGCATTCCGGCCACATCGAAGGTGTTGCGAATGGCATTCTACCCCGCATCCGCCTACCGCAACCTGACGAGATGTCGCCAGAATTCACGCAATGGGTGAAGCGGAATCCCGGCCCCAGCAATTCGCAATACAAATACCTTGAAACCGAACCCCTCGCACCGCGCAGCACACGTCTTCCGATCGGCGCGATCGTGCTGCTGGACCGCCAAGCAGACAACGCAACCGCGCTGAACCCGATCGACGCAGCCACCGCATTGACCGAGGTTGTCAGCCAGAACTTTGCCCGCAGCACCCACGCCGGAAGGATCCTCAGACTGGCCAGCGCTGTGACCGACGCGGCGGAATTGTATCAGCTTAGCTATGCAAATGCCGAACAGGCGGCTGATCTACTGGAACGCAGCCTGACATGTTGGAGGCACGATCCCCCGGTTGCCATCGACGCGGCAGCGTCAACGCCACCTGACGCCGATCTGGAACGCCTGGCCACGCCCGCCCCCCCATTTCAGGCCCACCTGCCCTATGTGCAGGCCCGCGAAACGACCTGCGTGACAGTCGGGGAAGCGACCTATCTGGCCGATGCCGATGGGTTGGGCGTCCACCGGCTGAACCCAACATCCGGCGCGATCTGGCATCTTCTGGAAGAACCGACAGACCTGGCCGAGGTCACGACCCTTCTGTCCCGGGCGTTTCCGGACGTGCCCGAACAACAGATCGCGACGGACTGCCGCGCCACGCTCAGCGATTTCGCCGCGAACCGTTTGATCGTCGCCTGCGATCTGGCCAATGTGGCGGCGCAATGA
- a CDS encoding transposase, translated as MMGPRQVAQGALFYEFSIESFVPKDHPVRGIDRFLDLTGVRPLLASYYSANGRPSIDPELMIRMLLLGYCQGIRSERRLCEEVHVNLAYRWFCKLDLADPVPDHSTFSKNRHGRFRESGLFRHLFEVVLQRCMDEGLVGGHSFGVDASLIPANANQTRGVESKDGLPADLTSRAVDEYLETLDDVAFGAATKVVPKYISPADPAARWTGADGGAAYFAYSTNYMVDLDNAVIVDVEPTAPIRPAEARAAREMIDRVHERFGIKPDKLVGDTGYGSAEMLGWLVDERQIEPHIPVWDKSKRTDGTFSREDFVYDPATDSYTCPTGKALQTYRRNFSKPRKPNGSKDGFIRYRASKHDCDACPLKSQCCPKDDGRRLMRSVHEAARDVARDIRKTDAYMTSFIQRRKVEMLFAHLKRYIGVQMMRLRGPKGATEQFQLAATAQNLRKLAKLVPATVPT; from the coding sequence ATGATGGGTCCAAGGCAAGTTGCGCAAGGCGCGCTGTTCTATGAGTTCTCGATCGAGAGTTTTGTGCCGAAGGATCATCCCGTCCGGGGAATTGATCGCTTCCTTGATCTGACAGGTGTGCGCCCCTTGCTCGCTTCATACTACAGTGCCAATGGCCGCCCTTCGATTGATCCTGAACTGATGATCCGCATGCTGTTGTTGGGCTATTGTCAGGGCATCCGTTCCGAGCGACGGCTTTGCGAAGAGGTTCATGTCAATCTGGCGTATCGTTGGTTTTGTAAGCTTGATTTGGCTGATCCAGTGCCCGACCATTCGACATTCTCTAAGAACCGGCATGGCCGTTTCCGCGAGAGCGGTTTGTTCCGACATTTGTTCGAGGTCGTTTTGCAGCGCTGCATGGATGAGGGGCTGGTTGGCGGCCACAGCTTTGGTGTTGATGCCAGTCTGATCCCCGCGAATGCAAACCAGACGCGCGGCGTTGAAAGCAAAGACGGACTGCCAGCAGATCTGACGTCCCGTGCCGTCGACGAATATCTCGAGACGCTGGATGATGTGGCCTTCGGTGCTGCGACCAAGGTCGTCCCCAAATACATCTCACCGGCTGATCCAGCAGCGCGTTGGACTGGGGCTGACGGGGGAGCCGCCTACTTTGCCTATTCCACTAACTATATGGTCGATTTGGATAATGCAGTCATCGTGGACGTCGAGCCGACGGCTCCGATCCGGCCTGCAGAGGCGCGGGCAGCAAGGGAGATGATCGATCGTGTACATGAGCGGTTTGGCATCAAACCTGACAAGCTTGTGGGTGATACGGGTTACGGATCAGCCGAGATGTTGGGCTGGCTTGTGGACGAACGTCAAATCGAACCCCACATTCCGGTCTGGGATAAGTCAAAACGAACTGACGGCACATTCTCACGCGAAGACTTTGTCTACGACCCGGCGACCGACAGCTATACTTGCCCGACCGGCAAAGCCTTGCAAACATATCGGCGGAACTTCTCAAAACCGCGAAAGCCCAATGGCAGCAAAGACGGGTTCATCAGATACCGAGCCTCAAAGCACGATTGCGACGCATGCCCTCTGAAGTCGCAATGCTGTCCGAAGGACGACGGCAGACGCCTTATGCGGTCCGTTCACGAAGCCGCCCGAGACGTCGCTCGCGATATCCGAAAAACAGATGCCTACATGACGTCGTTCATCCAAAGGCGGAAGGTTGAAATGCTCTTTGCCCACCTGAAACGATACATCGGCGTGCAGATGATGCGGCTTCGAGGACCCAAAGGCGCAACCGAACAGTTCCAACTCGCAGCAACAGCTCAAAACCTCCGGAAACTGGCGAAGTTGGTGCCAGCAACAGTGCCAACGTGA
- a CDS encoding response regulator, which translates to MRILIVEDEQKISDLLSDVLVAEGFVAEVAHDGHEGWVMGGTEFYSAAILDISLPRLDGISVLRKWREENVNMPVLLLSAKSCWNERVDGIDAGADDYLTKPFYMEELLARLRALLRRNSAQKSTVLVAGEFKLDLRQMRATISDRPVKLTPLEYRLLNYLMHNRGLTLSREKLAEVIYFRDQEPDSNAVEVLVGRLRRKLGIDLIETKRGFGYSIPEDLSCSDL; encoded by the coding sequence ATGCGGATTCTGATCGTCGAGGATGAACAAAAGATCTCCGATCTGCTGTCGGATGTACTGGTCGCTGAAGGCTTCGTTGCCGAAGTTGCGCACGACGGCCACGAAGGCTGGGTCATGGGCGGGACCGAGTTCTATTCGGCCGCCATACTGGACATCAGCCTGCCCAGGCTCGACGGGATCAGCGTTCTGCGCAAATGGCGCGAAGAGAATGTGAACATGCCGGTCCTGCTGCTCAGCGCGAAAAGCTGCTGGAATGAACGTGTTGATGGGATCGACGCGGGCGCCGACGATTATCTGACCAAACCCTTTTATATGGAGGAATTGCTGGCGCGCCTGCGCGCCCTGCTGCGGCGCAACTCGGCCCAGAAATCAACCGTTCTGGTTGCCGGTGAGTTCAAGCTGGACCTGCGACAGATGCGCGCCACGATCTCGGACCGCCCGGTGAAACTGACCCCGCTGGAATACCGGTTGCTGAACTACCTGATGCATAATCGCGGCCTCACCCTCTCGCGCGAGAAACTGGCCGAGGTGATCTATTTTCGCGATCAGGAACCCGACAGCAACGCAGTCGAGGTGCTGGTGGGCCGCTTGCGGCGCAAACTGGGCATCGACCTGATCGAGACGAAGCGCGGCTTTGGCTATTCCATACCCGAGGACCTCAGTTGTTCCGATCTCTGA
- the sufS gene encoding SufS family cysteine desulfurase, which produces MYDVDVVRRDFPILSRKVNNRPLVYLDNGASAQKPQVVIDAVTRAYSEEYSNVHRGLHTLSNIATENYEAVRGKIAAFLGTTENQIVMNTGTTEGINTVAYGWAMPRLEAGDEIVLSVMEHHANIVPWHFLRERQGVVLKWVETAADGSLDPQAVIDAIGPKTRLVAVTHLSNVLGTVVDVKAITAAAHDLGVPVLVDGSQAAVHMPVDVSDIGCDFYAITGHKLYGPSGSGAIFIRSERMAEMRPFMGGGDMIREVHRYTVTWNDPPMKFEAGTPGIVQQFGLGAALDYMTALGMENVAAHEAALRTYANDRLHGLNWLNVQGNAPGKAAIFSFTLDGAAHAHDISTILDKRGVAVRAGHHCAQPLMQHLGVTATARASFGLYNTKAEVDVLIDALELCHELLA; this is translated from the coding sequence ATGTATGACGTTGACGTGGTGCGCCGCGATTTCCCGATCCTGTCGCGGAAGGTGAATAACCGCCCGCTGGTGTACCTGGACAACGGGGCCTCGGCGCAGAAACCGCAAGTGGTGATTGACGCGGTGACGCGGGCCTATTCGGAAGAATACTCCAACGTTCACCGGGGTTTGCACACGCTATCGAACATCGCGACCGAGAATTATGAAGCCGTGCGTGGCAAAATCGCCGCGTTCCTTGGGACCACCGAAAACCAGATCGTGATGAACACCGGCACGACCGAGGGGATCAACACGGTCGCCTATGGCTGGGCGATGCCGCGGCTGGAGGCCGGCGACGAGATTGTGTTGTCCGTCATGGAGCATCACGCCAATATTGTCCCCTGGCATTTCCTACGTGAACGCCAGGGCGTGGTGCTGAAATGGGTCGAGACCGCCGCTGACGGGTCGCTTGATCCGCAGGCGGTGATTGACGCGATCGGGCCGAAAACCAGACTGGTCGCGGTGACGCATCTGTCCAACGTTTTGGGCACCGTGGTGGACGTGAAAGCGATCACAGCGGCGGCGCATGACCTGGGCGTTCCGGTGCTGGTTGATGGATCGCAGGCAGCGGTGCATATGCCCGTGGATGTGTCGGACATCGGCTGCGATTTCTACGCGATCACCGGACACAAACTCTATGGTCCGTCCGGGTCCGGCGCGATCTTCATCCGGTCCGAGCGGATGGCCGAAATGCGCCCCTTCATGGGCGGAGGGGACATGATCCGCGAGGTGCACCGCTATACCGTGACATGGAATGATCCGCCGATGAAGTTTGAGGCTGGAACCCCCGGTATCGTCCAGCAGTTCGGGCTGGGCGCGGCACTGGATTACATGACCGCGCTGGGGATGGAGAATGTCGCCGCGCATGAGGCCGCATTGCGCACCTATGCCAACGACCGACTGCATGGCCTCAACTGGTTGAACGTGCAGGGCAACGCGCCGGGCAAAGCGGCGATCTTCAGCTTCACGCTGGACGGCGCGGCGCATGCGCATGACATTTCGACGATCCTGGACAAGCGCGGCGTCGCAGTGCGGGCCGGGCACCATTGCGCGCAACCGCTGATGCAGCATCTGGGGGTGACTGCAACGGCGCGGGCGTCCTTTGGGCTGTACAACACCAAAGCCGAGGTGGACGTGCTGATCGACGCGTTGGAATTATGTCACGAGTTGCTGGCATAA
- a CDS encoding YIP1 family protein, translated as MKFDLPTLLGMAAQTLRTPRESAETLLAMGIPRAALAPALALVIVLTIIFGHVNEFLVPTSSDVELLFDPMTLGLLQFASLMITAIAVFWIGRAFGGTGRFDEALLLLIWLQYILLCLQVVQTVLLVISTAMASLVAVVSVVLFLFLLTHFVAALHGFRSLGKVFLMIVVSAIGLAFGFSILLAIIGFNIVDMT; from the coding sequence ATGAAGTTCGATCTGCCCACATTGCTTGGAATGGCGGCGCAAACCCTGCGCACCCCGCGCGAGTCCGCAGAAACGCTGTTGGCGATGGGCATTCCGCGCGCCGCCCTCGCGCCTGCACTGGCATTGGTGATCGTTCTGACGATCATCTTTGGTCACGTGAACGAATTTCTGGTTCCCACATCATCGGACGTCGAATTGCTGTTCGACCCGATGACACTTGGGCTTCTTCAGTTCGCCTCGCTGATGATCACGGCGATTGCAGTGTTCTGGATCGGGCGCGCCTTTGGTGGCACCGGGCGATTTGATGAGGCGCTGCTGCTGCTGATCTGGCTTCAGTATATTCTGCTGTGTCTGCAGGTGGTTCAGACGGTATTGCTTGTGATCTCGACCGCGATGGCCAGTCTGGTGGCGGTGGTCAGCGTGGTGCTGTTCCTGTTTCTGCTGACGCATTTCGTGGCTGCGCTGCATGGCTTCCGCTCGCTCGGCAAAGTGTTCCTGATGATCGTCGTGTCGGCGATCGGGCTGGCATTCGGCTTTTCGATTCTGCTGGCGATAATCGGCTTCAATATCGTGGACATGACCTGA
- a CDS encoding YIP1 family protein, producing the protein MSIVADITRSYAQPRAVIHARLTEGQREDRALMLLMLGCGLVFVAQWPVLARAAALDEAVPLEARLGGALMAWGVIMPLACYGIAAVSHLIARSLGGQGGYYGARLALFWALVASAPAWLLNGLVAGLIGPGAALNIVGFLAFAAFLWIWLSGLAEAEWPRRVAAP; encoded by the coding sequence ATGAGCATCGTCGCCGACATAACCCGCAGCTATGCGCAGCCCCGCGCAGTGATCCACGCCCGATTGACCGAGGGGCAGCGCGAGGATCGCGCGCTGATGCTGCTGATGCTGGGCTGCGGGCTTGTGTTCGTCGCGCAGTGGCCGGTTCTGGCGCGCGCGGCTGCATTGGACGAGGCTGTTCCGCTGGAAGCACGCCTTGGCGGGGCGCTGATGGCCTGGGGCGTGATCATGCCGCTGGCATGCTATGGAATTGCCGCCGTCAGCCATCTGATCGCGCGCAGCCTGGGCGGGCAGGGCGGGTATTACGGCGCGCGGCTGGCGCTGTTCTGGGCGCTTGTGGCGTCGGCCCCGGCGTGGTTGCTGAACGGGTTGGTTGCCGGGTTAATCGGCCCCGGAGCAGCCTTGAACATCGTTGGCTTCCTCGCCTTCGCGGCGTTCCTTTGGATCTGGCTGTCAGGCCTGGCCGAGGCGGAATGGCCGCGCCGGGTGGCAGCGCCATGA
- the sufD gene encoding Fe-S cluster assembly protein SufD → MGAAEQRTGAAITPADGPAWAQSARDDAAARLAATGLPGRRDEYWKYTDPASLTVPNAPSAALFKTDESPFFDGIDRLRIVFVDGVFDAAASDDLTLEGVEVERLAQANADIHWAKGIFGVLEASGQVPVARPLAALNTATAADGVLIRVTKTPKRPISLIYRHADERSDAVLHHVVRVESGASLTLLENGPAAARFNKVMEIDVADGAEFHHVRAQGRDHERRAATHMFARLGGASVFKSFTLTMNGVLTRNEVVIELTGDDSVAHVAGAAVGDGDFHHDDTVFITHDALRCESRQVFKKVLRNGATGVFQGKILVKKDAQKTDGFQLSQALLLDDDAQFLAKPELEIYADDVLCSHGSTTGAIDEEALFYLRSRGVPTVEAQDLLVLAFLAEAIDEVDAEDIADELITRLTGWLERRR, encoded by the coding sequence ATGGGCGCTGCTGAGCAAAGAACGGGCGCGGCCATCACGCCCGCCGACGGGCCCGCATGGGCGCAGTCGGCGCGTGACGATGCGGCGGCGCGGCTGGCAGCGACAGGTTTGCCGGGGCGGCGGGACGAGTATTGGAAATACACCGACCCGGCCAGCCTGACGGTGCCCAATGCGCCATCTGCGGCCCTGTTCAAAACCGATGAATCGCCGTTCTTCGACGGCATCGATAGGCTGCGGATCGTCTTTGTCGATGGTGTTTTTGATGCCGCCGCCAGCGATGACCTGACGCTGGAAGGGGTCGAGGTTGAACGCCTGGCCCAGGCAAATGCAGACATCCATTGGGCCAAAGGCATCTTCGGCGTGTTAGAGGCGAGCGGTCAGGTTCCGGTCGCGCGACCGCTGGCGGCCCTGAACACTGCCACTGCGGCAGATGGTGTGCTGATCCGGGTGACGAAGACGCCGAAGCGCCCGATTTCGCTGATATACCGCCACGCGGATGAGCGTTCGGATGCGGTACTGCACCATGTGGTTCGCGTCGAAAGCGGCGCCTCGCTGACTTTGCTGGAAAACGGCCCGGCGGCGGCGCGGTTCAACAAGGTCATGGAAATCGACGTGGCCGACGGGGCGGAATTCCACCATGTTCGCGCGCAGGGGCGCGACCATGAACGGCGCGCGGCGACGCATATGTTCGCGCGACTTGGCGGCGCATCCGTCTTCAAATCCTTTACGCTGACAATGAACGGTGTGCTGACCCGCAACGAGGTTGTGATTGAACTGACAGGCGACGACTCGGTGGCCCATGTAGCGGGCGCGGCGGTTGGGGACGGTGATTTTCACCACGACGACACCGTGTTCATCACCCATGACGCGCTGCGCTGTGAAAGCCGCCAGGTGTTCAAGAAGGTGCTGAGGAACGGCGCGACGGGGGTGTTTCAGGGCAAGATCCTTGTGAAAAAGGACGCGCAGAAGACAGATGGGTTCCAGCTGTCTCAGGCGTTGTTGCTGGACGACGACGCGCAATTCCTCGCCAAGCCCGAGCTGGAGATTTACGCCGACGATGTGCTGTGCAGCCACGGGTCGACCACCGGTGCGATTGATGAAGAGGCGCTGTTTTACCTGCGCTCGCGCGGTGTGCCGACGGTCGAGGCGCAGGATCTGCTGGTGCTGGCGTTTCTGGCCGAAGCGATTGACGAGGTTGATGCTGAAGACATCGCAGATGAGCTTATCACCCGCCTGACCGGCTGGCTGGAACGGCGGCGTTGA
- the sufC gene encoding Fe-S cluster assembly ATPase SufC, which translates to MLNITNLHVGLEEEDKAILKGVDLSVGAGEVHAIMGPNGSGKSTLSYVLAGRNGYEVTDGSATLEGCDLLEMEPEERAAAGLFLAFQYPIEIPGVGNMTFLRTAVNAQRKARGEDEMSAADFLKAISDKAKTLKIDPDMLKRPVNVGFSGGEKKRNEILQMAMLEPRMCVLDETDSGLDVDAMKLVSEGVNALRDAGRSFLVITHYQRLLDHIKPDVVHIMADGRIVKTGGPDLALEVENNGYADILAEVA; encoded by the coding sequence CGGCCTTGAAGAGGAAGACAAAGCCATCCTGAAAGGTGTCGACCTGAGTGTCGGTGCCGGGGAAGTGCATGCGATCATGGGGCCGAACGGGTCCGGGAAGTCGACGCTGTCCTATGTTCTGGCAGGGCGCAACGGGTACGAGGTAACGGATGGATCCGCGACGCTGGAAGGTTGTGACCTGCTTGAAATGGAGCCTGAGGAACGCGCCGCCGCCGGTCTGTTTCTGGCGTTCCAATACCCGATCGAAATTCCCGGTGTGGGCAACATGACCTTCCTGCGCACTGCGGTGAATGCGCAGCGCAAAGCGCGTGGCGAGGATGAGATGAGCGCGGCAGATTTCCTCAAAGCGATCAGCGACAAGGCCAAGACGCTGAAGATCGACCCGGACATGCTGAAGCGCCCGGTGAATGTCGGGTTCTCGGGTGGTGAAAAAAAGCGTAATGAAATCCTGCAGATGGCGATGCTTGAACCGCGCATGTGTGTGCTGGACGAGACGGATTCGGGCCTGGATGTTGACGCGATGAAGCTGGTCAGTGAGGGCGTGAATGCACTGCGCGATGCGGGGCGGTCATTCCTTGTGATCACACATTATCAGCGGCTTCTGGATCACATCAAACCGGACGTTGTTCACATAATGGCCGATGGGCGGATTGTGAAAACCGGCGGGCCGGATCTGGCGCTGGAGGTCGAAAACAACGGCTATGCCGACATCCTGGCTGAGGTGGCCTGA